From the Papaver somniferum cultivar HN1 chromosome 2, ASM357369v1, whole genome shotgun sequence genome, the window GACCATAGAAAGCAAGCTGAAGTTCCAAAGGAATACAATTACGAAACAGCAGTAGCACACAAAATCATTATTTGCTCGCATCTGAGCCCATACGTAACGGAAAACTCTCCCAATCTGCCGGCTTGTCGATTCAGGCATAACAAATTCACTACCAGATTGAACAGAAGAGAATCGACCCAAGTGCTCAAACCTTCTATTCTGACTCTCTATCTCTTCGTAGGCACCATCATCTGCAGAGGAATACTCACTTGTTTCTGAATCTTCATGGGTTATGTTCAGTAAGTTCACAAAGTTCGTCATAGCCTGATTCCCAAGCGACTGTACCTGAGATACACCATCACCTATCAACTGTACAGCAGAAATCAAAGGACTTTCAAATAGTCGttctttctctcttctatttGAATCCATCAGCAAAGTTTCTTCACCAAGTTCTCTAATTTCACAAATTGGAGAACCAACACCATGACCCATGGATCCCACAGATGACGGACTTTCTACTTTTGAGTCTGTAAGATAATCATTTGTTTCACAAACAAATGAAGAATCAACAGCATAACTTAGGTCCTGTTTCTGGTCGATAAGCTCCTTATCTATAGTCTGTGTCCCTCCATTAGTGTGCAAAGAAgtgtatcttctttttcttcttctgagacCTTCGCGTTCAGAAGAACAATTAACACAGTTCACAGTCGAGTTCATACCATGTAGCTGGGTTTGTAGGTTGAGCATCTCTGATTTCATCTTCTCTACTTGCAAGTTGCGCTGACGTTTCTTTTCTTCAGATTTACGAATATACTGCAATTGAGCAGTCTTCCATGCAGCTTTCTTCTCTTGTTCACGCACTATAGCACCAATTTGCTCTGCCTCGAGATATTTAGATGCATAATCGAATTCTTGCGATGAAAACATGTAAGACTGGAGCGACACTAACATAAATATGATAATCTCAACCAATGCAGATCTCGACGTAATCCGAAACCCGTAATCATATTTATACAATCCAATCATCTCATAGATGTATTCAATCTTTTCAGGATTCTCCCCAGTAACATTGTCTACAAAAGGAGACTGATAGGCAAGAGAAAGAATGATAAGAGCAAAGTTGTACATGCGAAGAAACTTGAAGATCTGATTTTTCCTCTTTAGAATTTCAAGCCTCAACCGAAAGAAGATTAGAGCGAAACCAAGGTAGCCAAGATGCAAAATGTCATACTCTAAGGTTCCAGTAATGAGTATCAATGCAAGCACGACATCCAATAAATGACAATAAGAGTAAAGCCTCAGGTAGTCAAGAAATGTCCATAAACTTTTAGTTTCGAACGAGAGATCTCTCCATACTAATGCACTCCTACATTCAGATATCACTTGATGAAAAGTAACTGACCCGGTTAAACTGGTACAACGATCAGCACGGAGTTTGAAGCATGCAAGCATAAAAACAACATAGTAGCTGATAAGCATTCTAGGATCATCAACTATAACCCCTACAAAAAAGTTAAGACAGAAACAAAAGTTAACAAAAAGGAGTACAATTAAGTACTTTTTTGTACCTAAGAATAATTAAATCAATATATACACAAGGCACAAGCTTCAGAAGCCGTCAAACACAGTTACTTAACGGTAATTAAAAGCACTTATCTTaagacaataaataaataaagttgAGAGTTTTGAAATGAATACCAAGCCAACAGCTTCTGCAGTAGTTGAAGTGAATAACTGAGCTTCTCCAACAGTCATGGCAATGCACTTTTTGTTCACTAGGAACATGTTGATTCCAAGATGTCAGATCCTTCCATATGGCCAAGTACTCAAAGGTGAGAATGGAGGCAAATGCAAAGACAAACAAGGGCCACAGCTTATGTATAACCTGCCTACCCAGAAGAACACAAGCTGCGAGGGATGCAATATAAAGCATAGAAATGATATTCAAGACAGCAAAGCTGGCAAGAAGTAACGCAATCATGTTTATCTCAAGTCCAAATAGGTTAAAAGCATTCTCGGTCCAAAATTTCAAATATACTTTTAGTGTTTTCTTCTGCATGTCCATCCTCTCTTTCCTTGAAGCAAGAATTTGCTTCTTATTCCATTTGTAATTCTCGTCATGACTTTCTGATGTGCATCCAACAGAATTTTTCGTGGTGGTACTACTTCTCGAGCCTCCTGTTGCAGAAGAACCAGGATCTTGTTGTTGAGATGCACTAGAGATGAAAGATGGCCATGATTTGCTGATAACACTCCTTCCCTTCACAGAGAGCAGACTCGAATTTTCTGAAGGTTCACTTTCCCCATCACAGATTGAGATGTTAAATGACATATCTTTTATAGAGAGAAATAGTGGGCAAGGCTCTTCCCATTTTTCCGTATTTACAAGAGCGGTTGGCATCATTTCCATCCAATGAAAGACATTGTATTGGAGAGTACAAGCAATTATCACCAAAACTTTTCCTCTGAAACCCAACTCCATACCCCAACACCCCGGATTAAATTGCTGAAGACCTAGAAAAGTTGACAGCCATGTGTATTTTTGACTAGGAAACATCTCAGCTTGCTTGCCCCACATCTGATAAAGATACTCAGCTATCACTAGAACTCCTGTATACACCAAAAACACTTTGGAAGGAACCCGAGAAGCTTTAGGTAACGTTGAACAGATAACCAGACCAAGGAGATATAAAAGTCCAAATGCACTGATTGGAGTTATAGATGCATAGAATACAGCAAGACACAGAATTTTTTCGCTGTGCCAAATCAGGAGACGCCTAATAAACCCTAGCAGTCCCGTCTGTGACAAATGCATGTCATCTTCTCGGTTATACTTGAATATGCTCTGTCTCCTTCCGTAGCTATAAAGTTGCATCACGATTAGAACAGTTAGAGGTTCTCGAATATTTTGCAACAGTGATGTTTCAGGGTTGTAACCCAAGGTGGTAGATAAGTTTATTATTTCTGTTAGCCATGTCGTAAAGCTGGAGAAAATGCTCAAGCTGTAAATGAAGACAAACACTACAATAGAGTAAACTTTCAAGGGAAACCATAAGCGCCTTCTTGTCACCTCAACAAGTTGTCTTCCAGTTATCCAAAACAGAAGGAAGAAAAGGAAACCAAAtgatatatagtttggcttcaTCCGATACACTGTAACGAGGACTGTCAAAAACGAAATATAGGTCCCATATGAGCGGTAAGCAGACAGAAACATCTGACCAACTGCATTGAGATATGTTGCTATCCTCCTCTCTgacaaaaaattatgaaaaacaggAAAATCTCATAAATACTATCCACAAGATTTTGTACTTCCTTACTAGAAAGGAAAAGGTTGACTTCTGATAATTTACCATATGAAGATTTATTGGATCGGCTCTCTCTGCTTTTGGGGGAGGTAAAGACTGAAAGTAGAACAGATTTGTTCAATCCAGCCCTTAAAATGCTAAACCCAACTGGAGTACAAGGCATGTGCCTCACAATTGCCGAGTAGGAGAAAAGCATTTCAAACCCGTGGTGATGAACCACACAGAAGCACAAAAGCACTGCTATTTGCAAGAAATCCCACGTGGTAGCAGGTTCCAAGAGAcctaaatcaattaaaattataagTCACGTCAACTAAAAAATATATGCATATGACTTGCAAAGGACAATCTAAATTGATAAATCCCTTTGAAAATGGttctttctttctccttctctttttgttctttttttcttttgctttataatTTGTTTGTTTAATACTTGGGAAGATTTTGAATTAACCTGTTATCTTAAGAAATCTCACTCTAGAAACATAACTATATTCCATGTTGGCTTTTTATGGTTTGCACAACAAATGAAAATTAACTTAAGCTAATCCTTTATTATTAGACTAAGTAAAGCCGGATTTATAgtaatccatattaaggtatTGTTATGGTTTAATCATGCACTAAAGACTAGCTAAAGGTTAATGCTGGATAAGTTCAAGAAAACTAATGAGCTGTCCCATGTAGCCATGAGGTGTGCCTCTCTAACTCATGATGGGAAGGTTAGAGAGACATGTGGCGAGCATGACAAAGACTCTCGTCTAGCGTCCTTAAATAAAAGGAAAATCAGTTCTACCCTCATGTAAGCATGTGGAAATAGAAGTAGAAGTCCAATGCATTAACTTATTAGTAGAGAGATCATCcatatatttcttcttctaaatcagtTCATGGTAATTGTGTCGAAGCTACAGAACATGTTTGGTGCAGTGTAAGTTGTTTATAAGCTACAGAACATGTTAATACTAGGGTTAAATCATTTTCGACATATGGTTAAGTATATATCATGTTTAGGTCTAAGTAATGATAATTAAAGAGCTGAAGATTTAACATTCCATACCTAACTGTGACAGAATTCCCATGCTTAACGATCCTCTTTTCTTTAAAGCTTTAGAGACCATATTAAGCTGAAGGATGTACATTAGGGCAAAATGTGTCTCACACAGAAGAATCAGGGATTGCCGTAACTTTCTACTCACGTTGTGGCTcatcagaaacaacaaaaagaaaatcactgATACATGAAGAAAATGATTTGAAATCAGTGAAATGCTGCAGATGTTAGACCACATATTATCGGAAAATAAAGATAATCGGATTATGCGTACATGAAACGGTGGTAGGGTAGATATCGAGACAGAAGCAACTCCAACATATATCACATTAGTATATAGAATGAGTCTTATTTTACATACTGTAGATGGCATGAATGAATCCAGGTTTAATGGCAAGAAAAAATATCAGTGCAAGAGTGATAGTACGAGAGCATCTCCGTAGTCCCCAAGCTAGTGTAGCGATGATTAATACCTTGGTCTCTTCTCCTTCTGAAATTTGAGAACAAGGTCAAATGAAGGGGTAAACCATGTAGCAGCACTGTAATAACCAAAACAAAGCCAAGCACCTACGCGGTGCATCAGTAGCTACCGACTACTCACCTTCTATACTATAATCTTCAGCGGTAGCTCGCCTATCCACATCAGCCATGTACATAAAAACAGTATTGTTCACGAGATTACCAATGGCAACGAGAATTCCAAGACAAAATTGAGCAAGCAGAAAAAAACCAGGAATGGGGTAATGCCAGAAACCAATTGTTTCCCAAATTTCCATGTCCTGCAATTATACACCACAAGCAACTGTACATTATAATGATGCTTACCTGTTAAATGCAAAATATAATATACCGTGAATGAGAAATACCTCCCAAAATTCCTTATTCAGGTATGTGAATGCCACATTGAAGACATAAGTGCAAGTAGCCCACAAAAGAATGAAGACAAGAAGCAATCCATTTAAGTGGTGTAACTGGAAAAAGGAAGGGAAGGCATATAGAGCGTAGGCAACATATGCGAGTAGCCAAAACGCACATACACTAGTGAAAAAGAAACCCCAAACTGAAAGAGCAACCAGTGAGACCTGTCATTTTGAAAAATGAAAGTTTTACTCAGGGAAATATACATGGGTGCATCGACAAAGCGAATACATTGTATTcgggaaaaaggaaaaaagaacaaatggaagtATGTCTATTACCCAATATTAAAAACTCAAAAAACAGGTACTATGTTGTCACTGAATGCATACCGGAAAACCATATGTAAAAAAGTTGATACTAAAAGTTCGGAAAACTGCTCCTCTTAATAGCATATTTGTGTGCCTAACACCAGATCTGCAAATCATAAATTCATCAGGCTTTTAATCAGACAATCAAACTAAACTCAAAATTCACAATTCCAAGAACCGttcttatttaattttattttattccgACAAACTAATACTTCCATAGGTTATGCATCATCAGCCAAATAAGTTAACTCAACGTGGGTCTTTTCTAAACAAGCTATTGTTCCAACACATTGTATGCACCTATAGATCATAATAAACTCTTTTATGTGAACCAGTACTCTACTAAAATCTCGATACTCCCATAAGATTAGAAACATCACGGATATGGCAATGTTGAccagaaataaaaattaaaaataaaataaataaatagtaccTTGATCTACGAATGAAAAACGAATGCCTTGATGGGAGAAGCTGCTCTGACAAGCTACTATTTCTTGTAGACATGATAAAATTCATTTCCTCGAGGTCGCACTTTATAATGGATAACTATCGAGAACAAAACTGTAAGATTTTTTCTTGTAGATAAATTACAAGTACACAACAAATTAGAAGTGCATACCATTAAGTAGAAAATTAGAAGAGAAATACAACAACAGATTCTGGTCCACTCTAGGGCTGCAGATACTTTGTATAGCCCAATAAACTCGGCTACTGTTTGAACCATAATTGAGAAATTAATGGGGAGCTGGTATGTATAAAGTAGAGCAATATAGAAGCCTGCATAGGCTAGCAGATGCCTCCACCACCTTGCAGACAATGGAAGCAACGGATTGAACAAAGAACACATTCAGAGAGGTTTGACAAAATACTAGTctggaaatagaagaagaaaagaagaagaaaacaaaatagaATAAAAGCACTTACCAGAAGAGGCCCAAAAAGTTGCTCGTTAGAGACCAGTCCACCAGACCAACACAGCTACAGataaagaatggtagagaaaccCAAGATGGATGACTTATCCCAACAACCAGCTGAACAGCGGGCAAAAATAAGCAACAGGCAACCCTGACATGAGAACCTTCCACATGACAGAAAAACAACAAACcgaaatcaaaaattgaagaaaaaaagacgAAAGTATCTCACTTAGTACAGCACAATCATCACCAAACTGATACAAATAAGTATTGAAAAAGAGTCACCGAAGAACTATACATTTAATATCTTGATGACCTAGCCGGCCAATAACATCGGTCTACTTATAAATAGGGATTCAAAAGAGTCGAGGAAATAAAGAAATCAAATTGTTCTGAATATGTATAACAGTATAAattcattttaatttttaattgttCAACATGCTACACTAAATACCTGATATAACAAAATCACCAACCACTGAATTCTCATTTAATAACCACATGCAGATCAGTGAGTGAGGAGGTATTATAAGATATAGAGGAAACACAAAAGAGACTTTTTATATACAATATTGGAGGGTTGAAAATCCAAACCTAAATCGACAACATATGATGAAAAACTCCTCCAACAGGTACCTCTCCCCGAAACCAGACCAACTCTACTCCAACGAATGTCAAGTATCGCAACCAAAGCCACCAATAACTGTACCACCAAGGAATAAATTATAGTCGAAGATCCCCAAGGTTGCACACTGCAAAAAAATCCACTTTAATATGCACAAATACACGGTTCTCACACAAAGTAGCCACAATACCTATTGTAACTTATGTAAAAGTACTATTCGCTTATTGAACTACAAGAAGTTTACCTCGCAAAGCCAACTAGCTTCGCCCATGAAGCATCAGCTATACTCCATTCCTTCCCTTTAACAGCCCAAATAATATGAAAGACCATTTGTGAAGAGGTCGCTAGTACGCAGAACGCAATAATACAACAATGTGTAAATCGTCTCTGAGAACCCAATCCTGTAACGATGACATTTCATTTCAAATTATAACAACAACAACTCAATCGTGCTAGGCTGCATACCACTTGCACAATGCTGACATGCATGGTGCGTGGTGCCCATCCATAAACCCTAATCCTCCCACGAGTAACTAAGTAGCAAATGGCATGTGCCCTGTCATTTCTTATAGCAATAACGATCTCACCCCTGTCATTTCTTATAGCAATAACGATCTCACCATAATCATAAATTGGGCGATACAAGAACTGACCAAGCATGATATTATCCGAACCAATGATAATGTAACAGTAACATGAAACCAAAAGAAGAATAACAAAATATGAAGTGAAAATGTTACCAGTGTTTGGAGAAGTATATTGAATGACCAGAAAAATCAACAACTCAACCAAAGAGATTATACTCCAGTTGAGTAAAGCAGctgcatcaaaagtaatttagCTACTAGGGTAAATTTACATTGAAAGAATTAGGGTAAAAATTGAGAGAACTTGGGTGAAACTTATCAAATTGGAAATGAGAATTGAATGAACGAATACCTGTTAATAGCAGCAATGGGAAAACAAACCCATGCAGAAAATTCCCCATAACTTATCAGAATCTCTGGCTTTTCACAACTAATAACCCAATTCATGAGCCGGATTTCTCTAACATTTTGACATAAACATCACCCAGAAAAAAACAGAAAACGAAAATATGTTAGATTGATAATGATGGGTTTCTTAAAAATAATTGGCGCtttttgtgaagatttgaagatcAATGTcgtctaattaaaaaaaaacaatggaGGATGTGGTTTTTATTGTTAATTTTTCTAGGTTAAAATCGAAAACAGAATTTAGTGTGAAAAACGAGGATCGAGaagaatgaaaaataataaacaataattaaaatataaaattaaagccCGTGAATTACGGGTTTAGAACTACTTCGTGTTAATTAGTTCTATTAATGATGGTACTTAAACCCCTTCATAATGGTACTTTGTGTTAAACATCCTGTGCAAGTCCAGCAAGCACGGCCAGCTAAGGTTAGTGGTAATTATATAATTGCCCTTACTTTTCAAGAGTTTCACAAATACTCTTATGAGACAATAAAAATACCCTCTCTCCATTTACAGGCAGTCTATTAACGTTTTCCTTCTTTCCACATTTAATCTTCCTCCTTTAATATTCGAACATTCGCAGAACAGAGAAGACTAAATTGAAAACCTCCACCACCGTCTCCATCACTACCACCACCGTCTCCGTCACCATCTCCATCTCACAACCAACATCAATATCAGTGTCACCGTCACCGCCATTACCATCACCATTACCACCTACCACCACTACGGATGGAGAATACAATGGAAAATCAATAAACAAATTCAATTTCAGATCTGGAAAATATCTTAAAGCCATCGTCACCACCACTGCTATCCCATGTAATGACGGCTGGTGAAGAAGAGAGATCGATGGTTTTGCGCTTAGGATTCATGAAAGGAAGAAAGAAGATTTCACTCTCGGTCTCATCTGTTGCTGCTTTGACATAGAGGGTAGATACTCATTTGTCGTGAATTGAAGAACGAGGAGATCTAAGATTCGAATTGAGGAGATGAAGCAACGTTTGATTGATTCATGAAGAGCTGGATTTAGTTTCTATCGAgaaaattcagggaagaaaatgggCTTGCTGCCATTGATTCACAGAAGCGGAAGGAAGAACCGATGAGTCTGTGAGTATGAATGATGTTAGGGTTTTGTTTGAGTTTAATGTCACAGAGATGTTGTtcatgttcaaatcaagaaacaaTCAGGTGAAGGAGAAATGAGAGAGATGATGAATTTGAGTTTTAACGGGATTTGAAGTTAGGTTTTGTTTGAATTAGGTTTGAGTTTTGTACTCGAATTGGAGATATTCAGAAAGGGATTTTTAATGTTTCTGAAGCTGAATTAGGGTATGAAGGTTTGTTGTTGATTAAATGATGGTGTTATTGGTAGCCTATGAGTTATGAGAAGCTGAAGCTGGGATTTTGttcgggtggtggtggtggattttGTTGTAGTAgtgagggtggtggtggtggtggtggtggtgatggtgattaCAGCATTGGTTGTGTatcaactcatgttgttgatGCCTTTTTCAGCGGATCAACTACCATTATTGATCCCATTTGTTAGAGcgtagatcggttgaacccaccaagcgttggtatgtcaagtttggttgtcatattttagtgaatcaaaactcatggtaagagtctcttgattatgtactagattccacttcgtataggttagcttgaaagtattaggatatgagacattacaagtatttcgaagacttgaagatatgaagaagcaaggagctacaacgacaacaatcatccttccacttgaggttagtgatatttggcttgaactgtttcattccctaacgtatctttcaagtcgtgcatattgaaaacaaaactgcgaagcatatttgaactctagatagacatagtattaaggaatacaatacggggtttattgcttaaccattaaactttgtagataagacatcgccataatcatttgaatgctattgtgattatgtatgggtatgaggtgaggatttcatcctagggaacaacgtttacatgtgttctaaggaagtaagttcataaacttgtttgtgaatcgaaaaggaaatcgccaagcgttattgggattgttattcattgcatatcttgtgaacatccaat encodes:
- the LOC113350140 gene encoding piezo-type mechanosensitive ion channel homolog isoform X3, with amino-acid sequence MGEASWLCELLVALVAILDIRWSRVGLVSGRGTCWRSFSSYVVDLGSHVRVACCLFLPAVQLVVGISHPSWVSLPFFICSCVGLVDWSLTSNFLGLFWWWRHLLAYAGFYIALLYTYQLPINFSIMVQTVAEFIGLYKVSAALEWTRICCCISLLIFYLMLSIIKCDLEEMNFIMSTRNSSLSEQLLPSRHSFFIRRSRSGVRHTNMLLRGAVFRTFSINFFTYGFPVSLVALSVWGFFFTSVCAFWLLAYVAYALYAFPSFFQLHHLNGLLLVFILLWATCTYVFNVAFTYLNKEFWEDMEIWETIGFWHYPIPGFFLLAQFCLGILVAIGNLVNNTVFMYMADVDRRATAEDYSIEEGEETKVLIIATLAWGLRRCSRTITLALIFFLAIKPGFIHAIYMIFFLLFLMSHNVSRKLRQSLILLCETHFALMYILQLNMVSKALKKRGSLSMGILSQLGLLEPATTWDFLQIAVLLCFCVVHHHGFEMLFSYSAIVRHMPCTPVGFSILRAGLNKSVLLSVFTSPKSRESRSNKSSYERRIATYLNAVGQMFLSAYRSYGTYISFLTVLVTVYRMKPNYISFGFLFFLLFWITGRQLVEVTRRRLWFPLKVYSIVVFVFIYSLSIFSSFTTWLTEIINLSTTLGYNPETSLLQNIREPLTVLIVMQLYSYGRRQSIFKYNREDDMHLSQTGLLGFIRRLLIWHSEKILCLAVFYASITPISAFGLLYLLGLVICSTLPKASRVPSKVFLVYTGVLVIAEYLYQMWGKQAEMFPSQKYTWLSTFLGLQQFNPGCWGMELGFRGKVLVIIACTLQYNVFHWMEMMPTALVNTEKWEEPCPLFLSIKDMSFNISICDGESEPSENSSLLSVKGRSVISKSWPSFISSASQQQDPGSSATGGSRSSTTTKNSVGCTSESHDENYKWNKKQILASRKERMDMQKKTLKVYLKFWTENAFNLFGLEINMIALLLASFAVLNIISMLYIASLAACVLLGRQVIHKLWPLFVFAFASILTFEYLAIWKDLTSWNQHVPSEQKVHCHDCWRSSVIHFNYCRSCWLGVIVDDPRMLISYYVVFMLACFKLRADRCTSLTGSVTFHQVISECRSALVWRDLSFETKSLWTFLDYLRLYSYCHLLDVVLALILITGTLEYDILHLGYLGFALIFFRLRLEILKRKNQIFKFLRMYNFALIILSLAYQSPFVDNVTGENPEKIEYIYEMIGLYKYDYGFRITSRSALVEIIIFMLVSLQSYMFSSQEFDYASKYLEAEQIGAIVREQEKKAAWKTAQLQYIRKSEEKKRQRNLQVEKMKSEMLNLQTQLHGMNSTVNCVNCSSEREGLRRRKRRYTSLHTNGGTQTIDKELIDQKQDLSYAVDSSFVCETNDYLTDSKVESPSSVGSMGHGVGSPICEIRELGEETLLMDSNRREKERLFESPLISAVQLIGDGVSQVQSLGNQAMTNFVNLLNITHEDSETSEYSSADDGAYEEIESQNRRFEHLGRFSSVQSGSEFVMPESTSRQIGRVFRYVWAQMRANNDFVCYCCFVIVFLWNFSLLSMVYLTALFLYALCVNSGPSYIFWVIMLVYTEVYVLLLYVYQIIIQHWGLDIQWDLLHELGFPSHPIMSSFVVSTLPLFLVYVFTLLQCSIIAKDGEWVSVMEFKFFRSHRRHPEEVVLQSSLTERAERLVLMVRNVIKAMVRLLSRHWKSLTRGAESPPYFVQLSMVVKVWPDDGIQPERIESGINKLLKIVHDERCRNTNPNTCTSASRIRVQSIERSQETPNIALTVFEVIYASDLTECPPTEWYKSLTPAMDVAKEIIKAQRAGLFDEIAFPYPIVSVIGGGKRELDLYAYIFCADLVVLFLIAIFYQSVIKNNSEFLEVYQLEDQFPKEFVFVLMIIFFLIVLDRIIYLCSFPTGKVVFYVFNLILFTYSVTQYAWNMEPSHKHAGELALRAIYLTKAVSLSLQAIQIRYGVPHKSTLYRQFLTSKVSHINYLGFRLYRALPFLYELRCVLDWSCTTTSLTMYDWLKLEDIHSSLYLVKCDVDLNRSKRQQGDKQTKMTKFCSGICLFFVLICVIWAPMLMYSSGNPTNIANPIKGASVQIDIKTEGGKLTLYETTLCKKISWDDIDVDLDPRGYLDTYNVDDIQFVCCQADASTVWLVPPVVLHRFVQTINDEMSISFSWVFTRDRPKGKEIVKYEIVHDLFPEPSIVEAVFNGTANNFRMYDVYPRYFRVTGSGDVRLLEQAVDQVSGDLILNRGNTEWWSFNDLNASTGCGDLTGPMAIIVSEETPQGILGETLSKFSIWGLYISFVLAVGRFIRLQCSDLRMRIPFENLPSCDRLIAICEDIYAARAEGELEVEEVLYWTLVKIYRSPHMLLEYTKPD
- the LOC113350140 gene encoding piezo-type mechanosensitive ion channel homolog isoform X4 translates to MEIWETIGFWHYPIPGFFLLAQFCLGILVAIGNLVNNTVFMYMADVDRRATAEDYSIEEGEETKVLIIATLAWGLRRCSRTITLALIFFLAIKPGFIHAIYMIFFLLFLMSHNVSRKLRQSLILLCETHFALMYILQLNMVSKALKKRGSLSMGILSQLGLLEPATTWDFLQIAVLLCFCVVHHHGFEMLFSYSAIVRHMPCTPVGFSILRAGLNKSVLLSVFTSPKSRESRSNKSSYERRIATYLNAVGQMFLSAYRSYGTYISFLTVLVTVYRMKPNYISFGFLFFLLFWITGRQLVEVTRRRLWFPLKVYSIVVFVFIYSLSIFSSFTTWLTEIINLSTTLGYNPETSLLQNIREPLTVLIVMQLYSYGRRQSIFKYNREDDMHLSQTGLLGFIRRLLIWHSEKILCLAVFYASITPISAFGLLYLLGLVICSTLPKASRVPSKVFLVYTGVLVIAEYLYQMWGKQAEMFPSQKYTWLSTFLGLQQFNPGCWGMELGFRGKVLVIIACTLQYNVFHWMEMMPTALVNTEKWEEPCPLFLSIKDMSFNISICDGESEPSENSSLLSVKGRSVISKSWPSFISSASQQQDPGSSATGGSRSSTTTKNSVGCTSESHDENYKWNKKQILASRKERMDMQKKTLKVYLKFWTENAFNLFGLEINMIALLLASFAVLNIISMLYIASLAACVLLGRQVIHKLWPLFVFAFASILTFEYLAIWKDLTSWNQHVPSEQKVHCHDCWRSSVIHFNYCRSCWLGVIVDDPRMLISYYVVFMLACFKLRADRCTSLTGSVTFHQVISECRSALVWRDLSFETKSLWTFLDYLRLYSYCHLLDVVLALILITGTLEYDILHLGYLGFALIFFRLRLEILKRKNQIFKFLRMYNFALIILSLAYQSPFVDNVTGENPEKIEYIYEMIGLYKYDYGFRITSRSALVEIIIFMLVSLQSYMFSSQEFDYASKYLEAEQIGAIVREQEKKAAWKTAQLQYIRKSEEKKRQRNLQVEKMKSEMLNLQTQLHGMNSTVNCVNCSSEREGLRRRKRRYTSLHTNGGTQTIDKELIDQKQDLSYAVDSSFVCETNDYLTDSKVESPSSVGSMGHGVGSPICEIRELGEETLLMDSNRREKERLFESPLISAVQLIGDGVSQVQSLGNQAMTNFVNLLNITHEDSETSEYSSADDGAYEEIESQNRRFEHLGRFSSVQSGSEFVMPESTSRQIGRVFRYVWAQMRANNDFVCYCCFVIVFLWNFSLLSMVYLTALFLYALCVNSGPSYIFWVIMLVYTEVYVLLLYVYQIIIQHWGLDIQWDLLHELGFPSHPIMSSFVVSTLPLFLVYVFTLLQCSIIAKDGEWVSVMEFKFFRSHRRHPEEVVLQSSLTERAERLVLMVRNVIKAMVRLLSRHWKSLTRGAESPPYFVQLSMVVKVWPDDGIQPERIESGINKLLKIVHDERCRNTNPNTCTSASRIRVQSIERSQETPNIALTVFEVIYASDLTECPPTEWYKSLTPAMDVAKEIIKAQRAGLFDEIAFPYPIVSVIGGGKRELDLYAYIFCADLVVLFLIAIFYQSVIKNNSEFLEVYQLEDQFPKEFVFVLMIIFFLIVLDRIIYLCSFPTGKVVFYVFNLILFTYSVTQYAWNMEPSHKHAGELALRAIYLTKAVSLSLQAIQIRYGVPHKSTLYRQFLTSKVSHINYLGFRLYRALPFLYELRCVLDWSCTTTSLTMYDWLKLEDIHSSLYLVKCDVDLNRSKRQQGDKQTKMTKFCSGICLFFVLICVIWAPMLMYSSGNPTNIANPIKGASVQIDIKTEGGKLTLYETTLCKKISWDDIDVDLDPRGYLDTYNVDDIQFVCCQADASTVWLVPPVVLHRFVQTINDEMSISFSWVFTRDRPKGKEIVKYEIVHDLFPEPSIVEAVFNGTANNFRMYDVYPRYFRVTGSGDVRLLEQAVDQVSGDLILNRGNTEWWSFNDLNASTGCGDLTGPMAIIVSEETPQGILGETLSKFSIWGLYISFVLAVGRFIRLQCSDLRMRIPFENLPSCDRLIAICEDIYAARAEGELEVEEVLYWTLVKIYRSPHMLLEYTKPD